In Nocardia asteroides, the following proteins share a genomic window:
- the galE gene encoding UDP-glucose 4-epimerase GalE has product MKLLVTGGAGYVGGVCAAVLVEQGNDVVVVDDLSTGNADGVPAGVRFVDGDIAVAAPELLRAESFDGVLHFAAQSLVGESVEQPEKYWHGNVVKTLALLEAIRETGTPRLVFSSTAAVYGEPEQVPITEAAPTRPTNPYGASKLAIDHAITSYAVAHGMAATSLRYFNVAGAYGGLGENRVVETHLIPLVLQVALGHRKAISVYGTDWPTPDGTCVRDYIHIRDLAQAHLLALASSQPGSHRILNLGSGTGFSVREVISACRRVTGLPIEAVDAPRRPGDPAVLIASSDRAIAELGWRPEHNDLDEIVSDAWEFLRSLGDKAHSAR; this is encoded by the coding sequence GTGAAACTCCTCGTCACCGGCGGCGCCGGCTACGTGGGCGGCGTCTGCGCCGCGGTCCTGGTCGAACAGGGCAACGACGTGGTCGTCGTCGACGACCTGTCCACCGGTAACGCCGACGGCGTCCCCGCCGGCGTCCGCTTCGTCGATGGCGACATCGCCGTCGCGGCACCGGAACTGCTGCGCGCCGAATCCTTCGACGGCGTCCTGCATTTCGCGGCCCAGTCGCTGGTGGGTGAGTCGGTCGAGCAGCCGGAGAAGTACTGGCACGGCAACGTGGTCAAGACCCTGGCCCTGCTCGAGGCGATCCGCGAGACGGGCACTCCCCGGCTGGTGTTCTCCTCCACCGCGGCGGTCTACGGCGAGCCCGAACAGGTGCCGATCACCGAGGCGGCGCCGACCCGCCCGACCAATCCCTACGGCGCGAGCAAGCTGGCGATCGACCACGCCATCACCTCCTACGCGGTGGCGCACGGCATGGCGGCGACGAGCCTGCGCTACTTCAACGTGGCGGGCGCCTACGGCGGTCTCGGTGAGAACCGGGTCGTGGAAACGCATCTGATCCCCCTCGTGTTGCAGGTGGCGCTGGGCCACCGCAAGGCCATCTCGGTCTACGGCACCGACTGGCCGACGCCGGACGGTACGTGTGTGCGCGACTACATCCACATCCGCGATCTGGCGCAGGCGCATCTGCTGGCGCTGGCTTCCTCGCAGCCGGGCAGCCACCGCATCCTCAATCTCGGGTCGGGCACCGGTTTCTCGGTGCGCGAGGTGATCTCGGCCTGCCGGCGGGTGACCGGGCTGCCGATCGAGGCCGTGGACGCCCCGCGCCGACCGGGCGACCCCGCGGTGCTCATCGCCTCGAGCGACCGCGCGATCGCGGAGCTGGGCTGGCGGCCCGAGCACAACGATCTCGACGAGATCGTCTCCGACGCGTGGGAATTCCTGCGTTCGCTCGGCGACAAGGCGCACAGCGCACGCTGA
- a CDS encoding tautomerase family protein — MPYVNIKVTDEGVTPEQKGQLIKGVTDLLFDVLGKAPASTYVVIDEVPLTDWGVGGVNVAEYRAQRAAEG; from the coding sequence ATGCCGTATGTCAACATCAAGGTCACCGACGAAGGGGTCACCCCGGAGCAGAAGGGGCAGCTGATCAAAGGCGTCACCGATCTGCTGTTCGACGTGCTCGGGAAGGCGCCGGCCAGCACCTATGTGGTGATCGACGAAGTGCCGCTGACGGATTGGGGTGTCGGCGGAGTCAACGTGGCCGAGTACCGGGCACAGCGCGCCGCCGAAGGCTGA
- a CDS encoding DEAD/DEAH box helicase, with protein MDLTDLLEIPGTDADALYESFGAWAAEQGTPLYPAQDEALMELASGSHVILATPTGSGKSLVAVGAHLFAMANGQRSYYTAPIKALVSEKFFALCEVFGAANVGMVTGDAAVNADAPIICATAEILANLALREGAAAEVGQVVMDEFHFYADPDRGWAWQVPIIELPRAQFLLMSATLGEVDFFATDLERRTGRPTAVVAGTERPVPLTFSYVRTPITETLEELVTTHQAPVYVVHFTQAAALERAQALTSVNFATRAEKDAIAAAIGEFRFASGFGKTLSRLIRHGIGVHHAGMLPKYRRLVEKLAQDGLLKVVCGTDTLGVGINVPIRTVLLTGLTKFDGVRTRRLKAREFHQIAGRAGRAGFDTMGTVVVQAPEHEVENARLIAKAGDDPKKQRKVQRRKPPEGFVSWSEETFDRLVAAQPEPMVSRFAVTNAMLLNVIARPGNCFDAMRHLLEDNHEPRAAQRKHILRAIRLYRALRDAGVVQQLDEPDAKGRMARLTVDLQRDFALDQPLSPFALAAFELLDRESPTYTLDVVSLIEATLEDPRQLLMAQQHKARGAAVAEMKADGIEYEERMELLEEVTWPKPLAELIEPAFETYRAGHPWVSEFAPSPKSVVRDMIERAMTFAELISFYELARSEGVVLRYLADAYRALRRTVPDAARTEELDDLVEWLGELIRQVDSSLLDEWEQLTNPGAENDAEQIAFGAESVRPISANERAFRVMVRNAMFRRVELAARRYWDELDALSPGPDWEQDFAPYFDEYDTIGTGPDARGPQLFQVEQRPGFWHVRQVLDDPAGDHGWALTAIVDLEESDAAGEVVFDEVTVSAG; from the coding sequence GTGGATCTGACCGACCTGCTGGAAATCCCCGGGACCGACGCCGACGCGCTCTACGAGTCGTTCGGGGCGTGGGCCGCCGAGCAGGGCACGCCCCTGTACCCGGCGCAGGACGAGGCGCTGATGGAGCTGGCGTCGGGGTCCCACGTCATCCTGGCGACCCCGACCGGCTCCGGAAAGTCCCTGGTCGCGGTCGGCGCGCACCTGTTCGCGATGGCCAACGGGCAGCGCAGCTATTACACGGCGCCGATCAAGGCGCTGGTGAGCGAGAAGTTCTTCGCACTGTGCGAGGTGTTCGGCGCGGCGAACGTGGGCATGGTCACCGGCGACGCGGCCGTCAACGCCGATGCCCCGATCATCTGCGCCACGGCCGAGATCCTGGCCAACCTGGCGCTGCGCGAGGGCGCGGCCGCCGAGGTCGGGCAGGTGGTGATGGACGAGTTCCACTTCTACGCCGATCCCGATCGCGGTTGGGCCTGGCAGGTGCCGATCATCGAGTTGCCCCGGGCCCAGTTCCTGCTGATGTCGGCGACACTCGGCGAGGTCGACTTCTTCGCCACCGATCTCGAACGCCGCACCGGCCGCCCCACGGCGGTCGTCGCCGGCACCGAACGTCCTGTCCCGCTGACGTTCTCGTACGTACGCACCCCCATCACCGAGACGCTCGAGGAACTGGTCACCACCCACCAGGCACCGGTGTACGTCGTGCACTTCACCCAGGCCGCCGCGCTCGAGCGCGCGCAGGCGCTCACCAGCGTGAATTTCGCCACCCGCGCCGAGAAGGACGCCATCGCCGCCGCGATCGGCGAATTCCGGTTCGCGTCGGGCTTCGGCAAGACGCTGTCGCGGCTGATCCGGCACGGCATCGGCGTCCATCACGCGGGCATGCTGCCCAAATACCGCAGGCTGGTGGAGAAACTGGCCCAGGACGGGCTGCTGAAGGTGGTGTGCGGCACCGACACCCTCGGCGTGGGCATCAACGTGCCGATCCGCACGGTGCTGCTCACCGGGCTCACCAAGTTCGACGGTGTCCGCACCCGCAGGCTCAAGGCCCGCGAGTTCCATCAGATCGCCGGGCGCGCGGGCCGGGCCGGGTTCGACACCATGGGCACGGTGGTGGTGCAGGCGCCCGAGCACGAGGTGGAGAACGCCCGGCTCATCGCCAAGGCCGGGGACGACCCGAAGAAGCAGCGCAAGGTGCAGCGGCGCAAGCCGCCGGAGGGTTTCGTGTCCTGGAGCGAGGAGACCTTCGACCGGCTCGTCGCCGCGCAGCCCGAGCCGATGGTGTCGCGCTTCGCGGTGACCAACGCCATGCTGCTCAACGTGATCGCCCGGCCCGGCAACTGTTTCGACGCGATGCGGCATCTGCTCGAGGACAATCACGAGCCGCGCGCGGCCCAGCGCAAGCACATCCTGCGCGCGATCCGGCTCTACCGCGCCCTGCGCGACGCCGGGGTGGTGCAGCAGCTCGACGAGCCCGACGCGAAGGGCCGGATGGCCCGGCTCACCGTCGACCTGCAACGCGACTTCGCCCTGGATCAGCCGCTGTCGCCGTTCGCGCTGGCCGCCTTCGAACTGCTCGATCGCGAAAGCCCCACCTACACACTCGATGTCGTCTCGCTGATCGAGGCCACCCTGGAGGACCCACGCCAGCTGCTGATGGCCCAGCAGCACAAGGCGCGCGGCGCGGCGGTGGCCGAGATGAAGGCCGACGGCATCGAATACGAGGAGCGGATGGAGCTCCTGGAAGAGGTGACCTGGCCCAAACCGCTGGCCGAACTGATCGAGCCCGCGTTCGAGACCTACCGGGCCGGGCATCCCTGGGTCTCGGAGTTCGCGCCGTCGCCGAAGTCGGTGGTGCGCGACATGATCGAGCGCGCGATGACCTTCGCCGAACTGATCTCGTTCTACGAACTGGCCCGTTCCGAGGGCGTGGTGCTGCGCTATCTCGCCGACGCCTACCGGGCGCTGCGGCGCACGGTGCCGGACGCGGCCCGCACCGAGGAACTCGACGACCTCGTCGAATGGCTCGGCGAGCTGATCCGCCAGGTGGATTCGAGCCTGCTCGACGAATGGGAGCAGCTCACCAACCCGGGCGCGGAGAACGACGCCGAGCAGATCGCTTTCGGCGCTGAATCGGTGCGCCCGATCTCGGCCAACGAGCGCGCGTTCCGGGTGATGGTGCGCAACGCCATGTTCCGCCGCGTCGAGCTGGCCGCCCGGCGATACTGGGACGAGCTGGACGCGCTGAGCCCCGGCCCCGACTGGGAGCAGGATTTCGCGCCCTACTTCGACGAGTACGACACGATCGGCACCGGCCCCGACGCCCGCGGCCCGCAGCTGTTCCAGGTGGAGCAGCGGCCCGGTTTCTGGCACGTGCGCCAGGTGCTCGACGACCCCGCGGGCGACCACGGCTGGGCACTGACGGCGATCGTGGATCTGGAGGAGTCCGACGCCGCGGGAGAGGTGGTGTTCGACGAGGTCACAGTATCGGCGGGGTGA
- a CDS encoding type III PLP-dependent enzyme — protein MPESPYLVIYPERVRANYRALDAAVSARRSQGTRIRYAVKAAPVDAILTLLDAEGAEFDVASIGEIEQALRLGIAADKLCYGNPIKKSAHIARAFALGVRRYAFDTEDDLCRIAEHAPGSEVECRFLSSAPESRTPFGTKFGCAPAEALRLLVRARDLGLAVGGPYFHVGSQQMDPDAWRIGVRQAGEIVTALADKDIRVTAVNVGGGLPISYADAAPELDAIAAAMTAAAAEFLPESTGLVVEPGRALVGNAGTIHAEVVGVRFAPDGRRWVYLDIGRYNGMAETENEYIAYRFVTDRDGDPVGEAVVAGPTCDGDDVLYQRTKVLLPTTLRAGDQIQILDTGAYTASYSSVSFNGFPPLTVHVSGAERE, from the coding sequence ATGCCCGAATCCCCGTACCTTGTCATCTACCCCGAACGGGTACGTGCCAATTACCGAGCCCTCGACGCCGCCGTGTCGGCACGGCGCAGCCAGGGCACCCGGATCAGGTACGCGGTGAAAGCGGCACCCGTCGACGCCATCCTCACCCTGCTCGACGCCGAGGGCGCGGAGTTCGACGTGGCCAGCATCGGCGAGATCGAGCAGGCGCTGCGGCTGGGGATCGCCGCGGACAAGCTCTGCTACGGCAACCCGATCAAGAAGAGCGCCCATATCGCGCGCGCCTTCGCGCTCGGGGTCCGCCGCTACGCCTTCGACACCGAGGACGACCTGTGCCGCATCGCCGAGCACGCGCCCGGTTCCGAGGTCGAGTGCCGGTTCCTGTCCTCGGCGCCCGAATCACGCACCCCCTTCGGCACGAAGTTCGGCTGCGCGCCCGCCGAAGCGCTGCGCCTGCTGGTGCGCGCTCGCGACCTCGGCCTGGCCGTGGGTGGCCCGTACTTCCACGTCGGCTCCCAGCAGATGGACCCGGACGCGTGGCGGATCGGGGTCCGGCAGGCCGGGGAGATCGTGACCGCGTTGGCGGACAAGGACATTCGGGTCACCGCGGTCAACGTGGGTGGCGGTCTGCCGATCTCCTACGCCGACGCCGCCCCCGAGCTCGACGCGATCGCGGCCGCCATGACGGCCGCCGCCGCGGAGTTCCTGCCCGAATCCACCGGCCTGGTCGTCGAACCCGGCCGCGCGCTGGTGGGCAACGCGGGCACCATTCACGCCGAGGTCGTCGGCGTGCGATTCGCGCCGGACGGCCGGCGCTGGGTGTATCTCGACATCGGCCGCTACAACGGCATGGCCGAGACGGAGAACGAGTACATCGCCTACCGATTCGTCACCGATCGCGACGGCGATCCGGTGGGTGAGGCGGTGGTCGCGGGTCCGACCTGCGACGGCGACGATGTACTGTATCAACGCACGAAGGTCCTTCTGCCGACCACGTTGCGAGCCGGTGATCAGATCCAGATCCTCGACACCGGCGCCTATACCGCGAGCTATTCGTCGGTGTCCTTCAATGGTTTTCCGCCCTTGACCGTTCATGTCTCGGGCGCTGAGCGAGAGTGA
- a CDS encoding DUF4192 domain-containing protein, which produces MTSSTNSTRRTHRTSPFARALTCAESTPPGYRPGLPQPPLRVDDPGTLIAALPAMLGFVPERSLVAAVLRGTGAPGPTAIEAVVRFDLDSITDPWRRDRFTACLGSICLREQAVGVLVVLVDDRMADGADVLCAATLIEALGTEGVAVRGAWSVPTIAAGSRYRNLSDPRDSGIVGDPGASPVAVAQVVDGRQIRRSRGELTALVRADRQRCARVRTRIGPAVARYRAGLTAAARAGQAVAFQRNALEWVLWQIADAASGEPRADRELARLAATLRDRPIRDAMYGLALTDHAEAAEQLWAQLARATPGVDRAEAAALLGFSAYLRGDGPFAGVALSAAVHADATHPMAVLLETSLQSGLRPERLRRLARCGHQIAADLGVDIGPIDL; this is translated from the coding sequence ATGACATCGTCGACGAACTCCACCCGCCGGACCCACCGCACCAGCCCCTTCGCCCGCGCTCTCACCTGCGCGGAATCCACTCCGCCCGGCTACCGGCCCGGCCTGCCCCAGCCGCCGCTGCGGGTGGACGATCCCGGCACCCTGATCGCCGCGCTGCCGGCCATGCTGGGTTTCGTCCCGGAGCGCTCGCTCGTGGCCGCGGTCCTGCGCGGCACCGGTGCCCCCGGCCCGACGGCGATCGAGGCGGTGGTGCGGTTCGATCTGGACAGCATCACCGACCCGTGGCGCAGAGATCGGTTCACCGCCTGCCTCGGGTCGATCTGCCTGCGCGAACAGGCGGTCGGGGTCCTGGTGGTGCTCGTCGACGACCGGATGGCCGACGGCGCCGACGTGCTGTGCGCCGCGACGCTGATCGAGGCGCTCGGAACCGAGGGGGTCGCGGTGCGCGGCGCCTGGTCGGTGCCCACGATCGCGGCCGGTAGCCGGTATCGCAACCTGTCCGACCCGCGTGACAGCGGGATCGTGGGCGATCCGGGCGCGTCGCCGGTGGCGGTGGCGCAGGTCGTCGACGGCAGGCAGATCCGGCGGTCGCGCGGCGAACTGACCGCGCTGGTCCGGGCGGACCGGCAGCGCTGCGCCCGGGTCCGGACCCGGATCGGGCCCGCGGTGGCGCGTTATCGCGCGGGGCTGACGGCGGCCGCGCGCGCCGGGCAAGCGGTGGCGTTTCAGCGCAATGCCCTGGAATGGGTGCTGTGGCAGATCGCCGACGCCGCCTCCGGGGAACCGCGCGCCGACCGCGAACTGGCCCGGCTGGCCGCCACCCTGCGTGACCGGCCGATTCGCGACGCGATGTACGGATTGGCGCTGACCGATCACGCCGAAGCCGCCGAACAGCTGTGGGCCCAGCTCGCGCGCGCCACACCCGGCGTCGACCGGGCCGAAGCGGCGGCCCTGCTGGGCTTCAGCGCCTACCTGCGCGGTGACGGCCCGTTCGCCGGCGTCGCGCTGAGTGCCGCGGTCCACGCCGATGCCACGCACCCGATGGCGGTGCTGCTGGAAACGTCGCTGCAGAGCGGCCTGCGGCCGGAACGGCTGCGCAGGCTCGCTCGCTGCGGGCACCAGATCGCCGCCGACCTCGGGGTCGACATCGGCCCGATCGACCTGTGA
- a CDS encoding acetoin utilization protein AcuC, giving the protein MVTPSRSEQPGTVVWTERFLGYTWGPEHPMKPARLQFTMSLAESLGVLDGVEPLTPDAATEGDLLRVHSSAYIEAVRRAGDGPPSPEDTVYGLGTADNPVFPRMHEAASVIVGGTLAAAREIAEGRTRRAVSIGGGMHHAMPDAASGFCVYNDAAIAISWLLEHGFDRIAYLDVDVHHGDGVQRAFYGDPRVLTISLHQHPATLWPNTGWPTETGIGAAEGTSINLPLLPGTRDAQWLRGFHAVVPGAVAAFRPQIVVSQCGVDTHREDPLADLELTVDGQRAAFLAMRDLADRYAEGRWLAVGGGGYGVVRVVPRAWTHLLAAALDRPLAPETPIPDDWIERVRAAAPRVQPPTAMGDGGDTVYRPWDGPGGTPEIGDAGQIRAQRAVDTAITATRRASFGLLGLDPEDPRD; this is encoded by the coding sequence ATGGTCACGCCGTCGCGAAGCGAACAGCCCGGCACCGTCGTGTGGACCGAGCGATTCCTCGGCTACACCTGGGGTCCCGAGCACCCGATGAAACCGGCGCGTCTGCAGTTCACCATGTCGCTGGCCGAAAGTCTGGGCGTGCTCGACGGTGTCGAGCCGTTGACGCCGGACGCGGCCACCGAGGGCGACCTGCTGCGGGTGCACAGCAGCGCCTACATCGAGGCCGTCCGCCGGGCCGGCGACGGCCCGCCCTCGCCCGAGGACACGGTGTACGGCCTGGGCACCGCCGACAATCCGGTCTTCCCGCGCATGCACGAGGCGGCCTCGGTCATCGTGGGCGGCACCCTGGCGGCGGCCAGGGAGATCGCCGAGGGCCGGACCCGGCGAGCGGTCAGCATCGGTGGTGGCATGCATCACGCGATGCCCGACGCCGCCTCGGGGTTCTGTGTCTACAACGATGCCGCGATCGCCATCTCGTGGCTGCTCGAGCACGGCTTCGACCGCATCGCCTACCTCGATGTCGACGTGCACCACGGCGACGGCGTCCAGCGCGCCTTCTACGGCGACCCCCGGGTGCTGACCATCTCGCTGCACCAGCATCCGGCCACGCTGTGGCCCAACACCGGCTGGCCCACCGAGACCGGTATCGGCGCCGCCGAGGGCACCTCGATCAACCTGCCGCTGCTGCCCGGCACCCGGGATGCCCAGTGGCTGCGCGGGTTCCACGCGGTGGTGCCCGGCGCGGTGGCGGCGTTCCGGCCACAGATCGTCGTCAGCCAGTGCGGGGTGGACACCCACCGCGAGGACCCGCTGGCCGACCTCGAACTCACCGTCGACGGGCAGCGGGCGGCCTTCCTGGCCATGCGCGACCTGGCCGACCGTTACGCCGAGGGGCGCTGGCTGGCCGTGGGCGGCGGCGGCTACGGCGTGGTGCGGGTGGTGCCCCGGGCGTGGACCCACCTGCTCGCCGCCGCGCTGGACCGGCCGCTGGCGCCGGAGACGCCGATCCCCGACGACTGGATCGAGCGGGTGCGCGCCGCCGCGCCCCGGGTGCAGCCGCCCACGGCGATGGGCGACGGCGGCGACACCGTCTACCGCCCGTGGGACGGCCCCGGCGGCACCCCCGAGATCGGGGACGCGGGCCAGATCCGCGCGCAACGCGCGGTCGACACCGCCATCACGGCCACCCGGCGGGCCAGTTTCGGCCTGCTGGGGCTCGACCCGGAGGACCCTCGTGACTGA
- a CDS encoding proteasome assembly chaperone family protein: MDDQSHMYELEFPAPQLSSDDGAGPVLVHGLEGFTDAGHAVRLATTHLRESLESELVASFDVDELLDYRSRRPLMTFKTDHFSDYAEPELNLWALRDTAGTPFLLLAGLEPDLRWEKFTTAVRLLAEQLGVRRTIGLSAIPMAIPHTRPLGVTAHSSDRSLIGDHQRWPGELQVPGSASSLLEFRMAQHGHESLGFSVHVPHYLAQTDYPEAAQTLLENVADSAGLELPLAALGDAAARVREQVAEHIAGNEEVETVVTALERQYDSFVTAQEQQSSLLAGDGELPSGDELGAEFERFLAEQGGYGDTAADGKD; encoded by the coding sequence ATGGATGACCAGTCGCATATGTACGAGCTGGAGTTCCCGGCACCGCAGCTGTCCTCGGACGACGGCGCGGGCCCCGTGCTGGTGCACGGGCTCGAAGGTTTCACCGACGCCGGTCACGCCGTGCGCCTGGCGACCACCCATCTGCGCGAGAGCCTCGAATCCGAGCTCGTCGCCTCGTTCGACGTGGACGAGCTGCTGGACTACCGCTCGCGCCGTCCGCTGATGACGTTCAAGACCGATCACTTCTCCGACTACGCCGAGCCGGAGCTGAACCTGTGGGCGCTGCGCGACACCGCGGGCACCCCGTTCCTGCTGCTGGCGGGCCTGGAGCCGGATCTGCGCTGGGAGAAGTTCACCACCGCGGTGCGGCTGCTGGCCGAACAGCTCGGCGTGCGCCGCACGATCGGCCTGTCCGCGATCCCGATGGCGATCCCGCACACCCGTCCGCTCGGGGTCACCGCGCATTCCTCGGACCGCTCGCTGATCGGTGACCATCAGCGCTGGCCCGGTGAGCTGCAGGTGCCGGGCAGCGCGTCCTCGCTGCTCGAGTTCCGGATGGCACAGCACGGCCACGAATCGCTCGGGTTCTCCGTGCACGTGCCGCACTACCTGGCCCAGACCGACTACCCCGAGGCCGCCCAGACCCTGCTGGAGAACGTCGCCGACAGCGCGGGCCTGGAACTGCCGCTCGCCGCGCTGGGCGACGCGGCCGCGCGGGTGCGCGAGCAGGTCGCCGAGCACATCGCGGGCAACGAGGAGGTCGAGACGGTCGTGACGGCGCTGGAACGCCAGTACGACAGTTTCGTCACCGCGCAGGAGCAGCAGTCCAGCCTGCTGGCCGGCGACGGCGAACTGCCCAGCGGTGACGAGCTCGGCGCCGAGTTCGAGCGTTTCCTGGCCGAACAGGGTGGTTACGGCGACACCGCCGCCGACGGCAAGGACTGA
- a CDS encoding metal-dependent transcriptional regulator: MKDLVDTTEMYLRTIYDLEEEGVVPLRARIAERLEQSGPTVSQTVARMERDGLLLVAGDRHLELTDKGRAMAVAVMRKHRLAERLLVDIIGLDWQNVHAEACRWEHVMSEEVERRLIEVLNHPTTSPYGNPIPGLDELGLGDSPAAEETLVRLSDLPNGTLHAVVVRRLAEHIQTDPEVIGRLREAGVVPDARVTVETKPGAVLITVPGHNGFELSEEMAHAVQVRLV; the protein is encoded by the coding sequence GTGAAGGATCTGGTCGACACCACGGAGATGTATCTCCGTACCATCTACGACCTCGAGGAAGAGGGCGTGGTGCCGTTGCGGGCGCGGATCGCCGAACGGCTCGAGCAGAGTGGTCCGACGGTGAGCCAGACGGTCGCGCGGATGGAACGCGACGGCCTGCTGCTGGTGGCGGGTGACCGTCATCTCGAGCTCACCGACAAGGGCCGCGCCATGGCGGTCGCGGTGATGCGCAAGCACCGGCTCGCCGAGCGGTTGCTGGTCGACATCATCGGCCTCGACTGGCAGAACGTGCACGCCGAGGCGTGTCGCTGGGAGCACGTGATGAGCGAGGAGGTGGAGCGGCGCCTGATCGAGGTGCTCAACCACCCGACCACCTCGCCCTACGGCAACCCCATTCCCGGCCTGGACGAGCTCGGCCTCGGCGATTCCCCCGCTGCCGAGGAGACGCTGGTCCGGCTCTCCGACCTGCCCAACGGCACCTTGCACGCCGTGGTGGTGCGCAGGCTCGCCGAGCACATCCAGACCGACCCGGAGGTCATCGGGCGGCTGCGCGAGGCGGGTGTGGTGCCCGACGCGCGTGTCACCGTGGAGACCAAGCCGGGCGCGGTGCTGATCACGGTGCCGGGGCACAACGGTTTCGAACTGTCCGAAGAGATGGCGCACGCCGTCCAGGTGAGGCTGGTCTGA
- the speD gene encoding adenosylmethionine decarboxylase: MTAEFTGWHVLAEFGGVDTALCDDLERLESALRESLIAAGVTICDVVHKKFDPQGVTVLALLSESHASIHTYPESGDIFVDVFTCGSIGAGATKAVELLRDKLSPENVQMKVVQRGHGAEKIYEPVGDGLTRIWDLHEVIVDTNTPFQHMVIARTQQGISLFSDDDRQSTEFSQLTYHEAMMVPAFVLAEKLDRVLIIGSGEGVASQMSVAAGASLVDHVDIDQLEVELCAEHLPYGYTSDELAAAVKGEGPVHVHYADGWDFLAKAQEAGTRYDVIVIDLPDERVEDAQHNRLYEAEFLSRCKALLAPGGVLSAQAGCATMWRNETLKRSWGRFHEQFATVVPYGSDEHEWTFLFGLNEKIDDPVRGMADRLALLPYRAETIDARALERGAIEPFALRG, encoded by the coding sequence ATGACGGCGGAATTCACCGGCTGGCACGTGCTGGCCGAGTTCGGTGGTGTCGACACTGCTCTGTGTGACGATCTCGAACGACTCGAATCGGCGTTGCGTGAGTCTCTGATCGCGGCGGGCGTCACCATCTGCGATGTCGTTCACAAGAAGTTCGACCCGCAGGGGGTGACCGTCCTCGCCCTGTTGTCGGAGTCCCACGCCTCGATTCACACCTATCCGGAGTCCGGCGACATCTTCGTCGACGTCTTCACCTGCGGCAGCATCGGCGCGGGCGCGACGAAGGCGGTGGAACTTCTGCGAGACAAGTTGTCTCCCGAGAATGTTCAGATGAAGGTGGTCCAGCGCGGCCACGGTGCCGAGAAGATCTACGAACCGGTGGGCGACGGCCTGACCCGGATCTGGGATCTGCACGAGGTGATCGTGGACACCAACACCCCGTTCCAGCACATGGTGATCGCGCGGACCCAGCAGGGCATCTCGCTGTTCTCCGACGACGACCGTCAGTCCACCGAGTTCTCCCAGCTCACCTACCACGAGGCCATGATGGTCCCGGCGTTCGTGCTGGCCGAGAAGCTGGACCGGGTGCTCATCATCGGTTCCGGTGAGGGCGTCGCCTCGCAGATGTCGGTGGCGGCCGGGGCCAGCCTGGTCGACCACGTCGACATCGACCAGCTCGAGGTGGAGCTGTGCGCCGAGCACCTGCCCTACGGCTACACCAGCGACGAGCTGGCCGCCGCCGTCAAGGGCGAGGGCCCGGTGCACGTGCACTATGCCGACGGCTGGGACTTCCTGGCCAAGGCGCAGGAGGCGGGCACCCGCTACGACGTGATCGTCATCGATCTGCCCGACGAGCGGGTCGAGGACGCCCAGCACAACCGCCTCTACGAGGCGGAGTTCCTGTCCCGATGTAAGGCACTGCTGGCGCCGGGCGGTGTGCTCTCGGCCCAGGCCGGCTGCGCGACGATGTGGCGCAACGAGACCCTCAAGCGTTCGTGGGGGCGTTTCCACGAGCAGTTCGCCACCGTGGTCCCCTACGGCAGCGACGAGCACGAGTGGACCTTCCTGTTCGGCCTGAACGAGAAGATCGACGACCCGGTGCGCGGCATGGCCGACCGCCTGGCCCTGCTGCCCTACCGCGCCGAGACGATCGACGCGCGCGCCCTCGAGCGCGGCGCCATCGAGCCCTTCGCCCTGCGCGGCTGA